CCGACGCGTACGTCCTGAAAGAAATCATTGACCCGATCCAGAGTCTGCAAATAAATCTGTTTGGCCTTAGGAAATTCCGATTCAAAATCGGCTTTATATGGTGTCACAACCACCGGTTTTACTTTTGGCCGCGGTTTATCCGAAGCTGGGGATGCAGGCCTCACGGTAACCCCTTTAGAGCGTATGGGTACCACACTCTTTTCGGGATCCACATAGACGTATTTGCAAGTATTTCCCAACTGTTCCAGCTCTTGCATATTGGTAATACGGAAGCCTTGGAACAAAAACGGTGAATCTAACCATGGACGGTCCAATTCGGATACGTACATACCCTTTTTAAGCTCTTTAATTTCAAGCATTATTTTCATGGTGTTACCTGGGAAAACTCCGAAAGTTGAAGAGAAACCGCCTATACGTAATTTCGGCTGATTTTGAAATAACTTTTGCCCTGGATCGAAAAATAATTAGCGGCTATGTATTTGATAGAAAGTACAAAATATTTGACAAAGGGGGATATAACCACCCACCTCCTTTGTGGGGGAAATCCGTTTAGGACGGGGGCAAATCTCCTTTGCGACTACTTTCAAACCATGCAAGAAATTGGCCGACTGACTCTTGGTTCTCTGACGGAGCCCAACGGGCAAACTCCTTGTCTGAATCCGCATGGTACGGACCGGGTTTTAGTTCCCACAAAACAGTTTGTGGAGCCAGAGAGCTAATGGTGTGAAAACAACCGCCCGGAATCTCGATGGCCAGAATATTGGCAGGGCTAAGATGTATTTTTTCCACAACTCTGCCGTTGACATCAAATAATACTATTAGGGCCTCACCACGGATAAGCTGAAAATATTCCCAGCGATCGGCCTTATGCCGATGAGGTTGGACGTAGGTACCGGGCTCCATGGCATTCAACAGGCGCTGAATCTTGTCACCCAGATGATCGTGCAGGTTGTGATTAATTCTTAAGCGTTTTGAGGAACGGGCCTGTCGGCTCAGATCGTCCAACAGGCCCAATGTAATACTTTTCAAGGAGAGATTATTTCCAGGTTAGCTTGGCCAACATATCATAATAAGCGCGGGCGCCTTTTTCCATGAAATAGTAGTCCTTAACGCCGGCTCGTTCCAAGGCATATTGAAGCCACCGCACTTGCTTTCCTACTTCGTCATAGATATACAGGGTCTTGTTCTCCATTTTCGCTTTTTGGATAAAATTGTTTATTTTCTTACGATCATCCAAGCTGGCCCACCGCTCCATACCTGGATAAAACCCCACGCCTGCACGTTGAAATTTATCCCTGACATCCAG
This region of Gammaproteobacteria bacterium genomic DNA includes:
- a CDS encoding WbuC family cupin fold metalloprotein, whose amino-acid sequence is MKSITLGLLDDLSRQARSSKRLRINHNLHDHLGDKIQRLLNAMEPGTYVQPHRHKADRWEYFQLIRGEALIVLFDVNGRVVEKIHLSPANILAIEIPGGCFHTISSLAPQTVLWELKPGPYHADSDKEFARWAPSENQESVGQFLAWFESSRKGDLPPS